One part of the Desulfuromonas sp. genome encodes these proteins:
- a CDS encoding 3-deoxy-7-phosphoheptulonate synthase, with protein MKRTSNLRIRSLTPIIAPTYLKQVFPLSAEAAETVSQSRAQIQDILANRDPRLLVVVGPCSIHETRGALEYAERLAALNKELNDQLLLVMRVYFEKPRTTIGWKGLINDPDLTGTHQISKGLGVARSLLCAVTDLGLPIACEMLDPVTPHYLSDMISWGAIGARTTESQPHREMASGLSFPVGFKNGTDGSLQVAIDAMGAALHSHNFLGINNDGRSAIVQTEGNPDVHIVLRGGNDKPNYFPEDIARTEGLLSKAGLPTALMIDCSHANSFKNHERQEEVLTNALDQIAEGNRSICSLMIESNLEAGNQPSPKTAEDLKQLKYGVSITDKCVDWATTERMLRSAHGRLKAMGGRNLG; from the coding sequence ATGAAACGCACCAGCAACCTGCGCATCCGCAGCCTGACACCGATCATTGCCCCGACCTACCTGAAGCAGGTCTTCCCCCTTTCGGCCGAAGCCGCTGAAACCGTCAGCCAAAGCCGCGCACAGATCCAGGACATCCTCGCCAACCGCGACCCGCGCCTCCTCGTGGTGGTGGGCCCATGCTCGATCCACGAGACGAGGGGGGCCCTGGAGTACGCCGAACGGCTCGCCGCGCTCAACAAGGAACTGAACGACCAGCTGCTCCTCGTCATGCGGGTCTATTTCGAGAAACCCCGCACCACCATCGGCTGGAAGGGGCTCATCAACGACCCCGACCTCACCGGCACCCATCAGATTTCCAAGGGGCTGGGGGTCGCCCGCAGCCTGCTGTGCGCCGTCACCGATCTCGGCCTGCCGATAGCCTGCGAGATGCTCGACCCCGTCACCCCCCACTACCTGTCCGACATGATCAGCTGGGGGGCGATCGGCGCCCGCACCACCGAATCCCAGCCCCACCGCGAGATGGCCAGCGGCCTCTCCTTCCCCGTCGGCTTCAAAAACGGCACCGACGGCAGTCTGCAGGTCGCCATCGACGCCATGGGCGCGGCCCTCCACTCCCACAACTTTCTGGGGATCAACAACGACGGGCGCAGCGCCATCGTCCAGACCGAGGGGAACCCCGACGTCCACATTGTGCTGCGGGGCGGCAACGACAAGCCGAACTACTTCCCGGAGGACATCGCCCGCACCGAGGGACTGCTGTCCAAGGCCGGCCTGCCCACCGCCCTCATGATCGACTGCAGCCACGCCAACAGCTTCAAGAACCACGAGCGCCAGGAAGAGGTCCTGACCAACGCCCTCGACCAGATCGCAGAAGGCAACCGCAGCATCTGCTCGCTGATGATCGAAAGCAACCTTGAGGCGGGCAACCAGCCGAGCCCCAAGACCGCCGAAGACCTCAAACAGCTTAAGTACGGGGTTTCGATCACCGACAAGTGCGTCGACTGGGCCACCACCGAGCGCATGCTGCGCTCGGCCCACGGCAGGCTCAAGGCCATGGGGGGACGAAACCTCGGATAG
- a CDS encoding YggT family protein: MGFGNIFINAIYQVVDLVFTLYVFIVVARAVISWVNPDPYNPIVRFLHNATDPVLDRMRRVLPLQFGGMDFSPIVLLIGLSVLKQVILQFIATLARGAY; this comes from the coding sequence ATGGGTTTCGGAAATATATTTATCAATGCCATCTACCAAGTCGTCGACCTGGTCTTCACTCTCTACGTTTTTATTGTGGTTGCCCGAGCGGTCATCTCCTGGGTGAACCCCGATCCGTACAATCCTATTGTTCGTTTTCTCCACAATGCGACCGACCCTGTTCTGGATCGCATGCGCAGGGTCCTTCCCCTGCAGTTCGGCGGGATGGATTTCTCCCCCATTGTCCTGCTGATCGGCCTTTCGGTTCTCAAGCAGGTTATTCTGCAGTTCATCGCCACGCTCGCCCGCGGCGCCTACTGA
- a CDS encoding YigZ family protein has translation MTAPDRYPIPARQIRTEIEVRRSRFVATISHAPSEAEARAFVARVKAEFPDASHNCWAFAVGPPGDTGHTGMSDDGEPHGTAGRPMLTALLHGGVGDIGAVVTRYFGGVKLGKGGMARAYTEAVLKALAELPLAERREWARLGVSLDYGHVAGFERMLPSFEAKILSSDFACKVAYRVELTRERVPAFTREVADLTGGKAALSDQDE, from the coding sequence ATGACAGCCCCCGACCGCTACCCGATCCCGGCCCGCCAGATCCGCACCGAGATCGAAGTTCGCCGCAGCCGCTTTGTGGCCACCATCTCCCACGCCCCCTCGGAGGCGGAGGCCCGGGCCTTCGTGGCCCGGGTCAAGGCCGAATTCCCGGACGCCAGCCACAACTGCTGGGCCTTTGCTGTGGGGCCTCCCGGCGACACCGGCCACACCGGCATGAGCGACGACGGCGAGCCCCACGGCACGGCGGGGCGCCCCATGCTCACCGCCCTGCTGCACGGCGGCGTGGGGGACATCGGGGCGGTGGTGACCCGGTATTTCGGGGGCGTCAAACTCGGCAAAGGCGGCATGGCCCGGGCCTACACCGAAGCGGTCCTGAAGGCCCTCGCGGAACTTCCCCTGGCGGAGCGGCGCGAGTGGGCCAGGCTCGGCGTCAGCCTCGATTACGGCCACGTCGCCGGGTTCGAAAGGATGCTCCCCTCCTTCGAGGCCAAAATCCTTTCATCGGACTTTGCCTGCAAGGTGGCGTACCGGGTGGAACTCACCAGGGAGAGGGTCCCTGCCTTCACCCGGGAAGTGGCGGACCTGACCGGGGGCAAAGCGGCGTTGAGCGATCAGGACGAATGA
- the hgcB gene encoding mercury methylation ferredoxin HgcB, with protein sequence MRYLEGVSTLQLDGETCIGCGLCEQVCPHAVFAVEGGKARILERDRCMECGACDRNCPVDAIRVDAGVGCASAIIQGWLTGRKPSCDSGGSCC encoded by the coding sequence ATGCGCTACCTGGAAGGGGTGAGCACCCTGCAGCTGGACGGGGAAACCTGCATCGGATGCGGCCTGTGCGAGCAGGTCTGCCCCCACGCCGTGTTCGCCGTCGAAGGGGGCAAGGCCCGCATCCTCGAACGCGACCGTTGCATGGAATGCGGCGCCTGCGACCGGAACTGCCCCGTCGATGCGATCCGGGTGGATGCCGGGGTGGGATGCGCCAGCGCCATCATCCAGGGCTGGCTGACCGGCCGGAAACCCTCCTGTGACAGCGGCGGCTCCTGCTGCTGA
- the thiS gene encoding sulfur carrier protein ThiS: MNLTVNGKQQQLSSPLTVAELLGTLNLDALRVAVELNRDILPRERFGATALADGDTLEIVQFVGGG, encoded by the coding sequence ATGAACCTTACCGTCAACGGCAAGCAGCAGCAACTGTCCTCCCCCCTCACGGTGGCGGAACTGCTCGGAACCCTGAACCTCGACGCCCTGCGGGTCGCCGTGGAACTCAACCGCGACATCCTGCCCCGGGAGCGATTCGGCGCCACAGCCCTCGCCGACGGCGACACCCTGGAGATCGTCCAGTTCGTCGGCGGCGGATAG
- a CDS encoding L,D-transpeptidase family protein, whose amino-acid sequence MKTFYRRRDFQPAWIRGEGLAPEAVLLADALHRAGEQGLDPETYRLADILQRLPSAEAEPLAELDLLLSSAFLTFSRDLLSGRKETKNADPKWFLESDRIDHLAAMERALPPHSLGKLLDGLTPEDPGYFRLQESLARYRAIAGRGGWPSLPNGPLLKRGAAGPAVALLRQRLAMTGDLAHGGDTDGEFDAELEKAVRHFQGRHGFKVDGIVGPVTRAALNIPVEGRIDQILLNLERRRWMPRDLGRRYLLVNMAGFELKAVEDGRAVLRMRVIVGRAARSTPAFSESMTYMVFNPFWNIPTSIAVRDVLPKILQDPEFLARQKIRVFSDWSRHAEELDPNAIDWTGLDANNFPFKLRQDPGPENPLGQIKFMLPNRFAVYLHDTPHRQLFDATERTFSSGCIRLEKPLDLAEYVLDGDPAWPREAIATTLESGEHRAVSLPEPITVYLVYWTAWVDEDGTLQFRKDVYERDDLLQAALQNANGPAGSNPAGP is encoded by the coding sequence CTGAAAACCTTCTACCGCCGCCGCGACTTCCAGCCGGCATGGATCAGGGGGGAGGGGCTGGCCCCGGAAGCCGTGCTTCTGGCCGATGCCCTTCACAGAGCGGGCGAGCAGGGGCTCGACCCCGAGACCTACCGGCTCGCCGACATCCTGCAGCGGCTCCCTTCGGCCGAGGCGGAGCCCCTGGCAGAGCTCGACCTTCTTCTCAGCAGCGCCTTTCTCACCTTTAGCCGCGATCTTCTCTCGGGCCGGAAAGAAACCAAAAACGCCGACCCCAAATGGTTCCTGGAATCCGACCGCATCGACCACCTCGCCGCCATGGAGCGGGCCCTGCCCCCTCATTCCCTCGGGAAATTGCTCGATGGACTCACCCCGGAGGACCCTGGATATTTCCGTCTCCAGGAGAGCCTGGCCCGCTACCGCGCCATCGCCGGCCGCGGCGGCTGGCCCTCTCTGCCGAACGGTCCACTCCTGAAACGGGGAGCGGCCGGACCTGCGGTCGCCCTTCTTCGGCAACGGCTGGCCATGACCGGCGACCTTGCCCATGGCGGCGATACGGACGGGGAATTCGATGCCGAACTGGAAAAAGCGGTGCGGCATTTCCAGGGCCGCCACGGCTTTAAGGTGGACGGCATCGTCGGCCCGGTGACCCGGGCGGCCCTCAACATACCGGTGGAAGGACGCATCGACCAGATCCTGCTCAACCTGGAGCGCCGCCGCTGGATGCCGAGAGACCTGGGCCGCCGATACCTGCTGGTGAACATGGCCGGCTTCGAGCTGAAGGCGGTGGAGGACGGCCGGGCGGTCCTGCGCATGAGGGTCATCGTGGGCCGGGCAGCCCGCAGCACCCCAGCTTTCAGCGAGTCCATGACCTACATGGTCTTCAACCCCTTCTGGAACATCCCCACGAGCATCGCCGTGCGGGACGTTTTACCCAAAATCCTTCAGGACCCCGAATTCCTGGCCCGTCAGAAAATTCGGGTTTTCAGCGACTGGAGCAGGCACGCCGAAGAACTCGACCCGAACGCCATCGACTGGACCGGGCTCGACGCGAACAACTTCCCCTTCAAGCTGCGCCAGGACCCGGGCCCGGAAAACCCCCTGGGACAGATCAAGTTCATGCTTCCCAACCGCTTTGCCGTCTACCTTCACGACACCCCCCACCGCCAGCTCTTCGACGCCACCGAGCGCACCTTCAGCTCCGGCTGCATCCGCCTTGAAAAACCTCTCGACCTGGCGGAGTATGTGCTGGACGGGGATCCGGCCTGGCCCCGCGAGGCCATCGCGACCACCCTGGAGAGCGGTGAGCATCGGGCCGTCTCCCTCCCCGAGCCGATAACCGTCTACCTGGTCTACTGGACCGCCTGGGTCGACGAGGACGGCACCCTTCAGTTCCGCAAGGACGTGTACGAACGGGACGACCTGCTTCAAGCGGCCCTGCAGAACGCAAACGGCCCCGCCGGATCGAATCCGGCGGGGCCGTGA
- a CDS encoding diguanylate cyclase, with protein MKSTILIIDDSRVARRAIMEAFRESALFSVYLEASSGREGLLLLGDRAVDVVLCDLEMQDMDGWKVLQRMQARAEWQDIPVILLTGHQEQEEKVLGLERGASDFIFKPFDPEELVARVKVQLKVKTLQDNLKKNNRLLLELSNTDPLTGLCNRRCLMQILDKELERSERSKIPLSLAMVDIDFFKRVNDTYGHQLGDTVLIAVAELLKGHLRQYDVAARFGGEEFALVFPDTLPDQALQVAERIRAAAMDLSFPGPLQEVRLSLSLGISAFPHQRVRSVEGLIREADRALYGAKRGGRNRVKLMPGL; from the coding sequence ATGAAATCAACCATTTTGATCATCGATGATTCCCGGGTGGCCCGCAGAGCCATCATGGAGGCATTCAGGGAGTCGGCCCTGTTCTCGGTCTACCTGGAGGCGTCGAGCGGCCGGGAAGGCCTGCTGCTGCTGGGCGACCGGGCGGTCGACGTGGTCCTGTGCGACCTGGAGATGCAGGACATGGACGGCTGGAAGGTGCTGCAGAGGATGCAGGCCCGAGCCGAGTGGCAGGATATTCCGGTGATTCTCCTGACCGGCCACCAGGAGCAGGAAGAGAAGGTCCTGGGCCTGGAGCGGGGCGCCAGCGATTTCATCTTCAAGCCCTTCGACCCGGAGGAACTGGTGGCCCGGGTCAAGGTGCAGCTGAAGGTCAAAACCCTCCAGGACAATCTCAAGAAGAACAACCGGCTCCTGCTCGAGCTCTCCAACACCGACCCCCTGACCGGGCTCTGCAACCGCCGATGTCTCATGCAGATCCTGGACAAGGAACTCGAGCGCAGCGAGCGCAGCAAGATCCCCCTTTCGCTGGCCATGGTGGATATCGACTTCTTCAAGCGGGTCAACGACACCTACGGCCACCAGCTCGGCGATACGGTCCTGATCGCCGTGGCCGAACTTCTGAAGGGTCACCTGCGCCAGTACGACGTCGCCGCCCGCTTCGGCGGCGAGGAATTCGCCCTGGTCTTTCCCGACACCCTGCCCGACCAGGCCCTTCAGGTGGCCGAGAGGATACGGGCGGCGGCCATGGACCTCTCTTTCCCCGGCCCCCTTCAGGAGGTCAGGCTCTCCCTCAGCCTGGGGATCTCCGCCTTCCCCCACCAACGCGTTCGGAGCGTGGAGGGCCTCATCCGGGAGGCCGACCGGGCCCTCTACGGCGCAAAACGGGGCGGCCGCAACCGGGTCAAGCTTATGCCCGGGCTCTGA
- a CDS encoding histidine kinase dimerization/phospho-acceptor domain-containing protein translates to MAEAEDARDKIDAILKSVADGLVVADLSGRVVLMNRAAEKLFGVSLSMAIYRPLAALLTDKGLGVQVASALNGEEGMAPVEWDLFDDQGKPSRVVQARTAPVQGMDGKRSGTITTFRDVTREREIDRMKSEFISTAAHELRTPLTSVKGFSELLIQNPGFDPKERTDFLSIIYEKSGVLEKIIDDLLDLSRVESGRVIYLEKEPCDLGTVVGQAVSQYQAEFTHYRFSTLLPDAPLTLSLDRGKIGQVMENLLSNAVKFSKQGSAIEIGCRR, encoded by the coding sequence CTGGCCGAGGCCGAGGACGCCCGGGACAAGATCGACGCCATCCTCAAGTCGGTGGCCGACGGCCTGGTCGTTGCCGACCTGAGCGGGCGGGTCGTCCTGATGAACCGGGCCGCCGAAAAGCTGTTCGGGGTGTCCCTGAGCATGGCGATTTATCGGCCCCTTGCGGCCCTTCTCACCGACAAGGGCCTCGGAGTCCAGGTTGCCTCCGCCCTCAACGGCGAAGAGGGCATGGCGCCGGTCGAGTGGGATCTGTTCGACGACCAGGGGAAACCCTCCCGGGTGGTCCAGGCCCGGACGGCGCCGGTGCAGGGGATGGATGGAAAGCGCTCCGGAACGATCACCACCTTCCGGGATGTGACCCGGGAGCGGGAGATCGACCGGATGAAGAGCGAGTTCATCTCCACCGCCGCCCACGAACTGCGCACCCCCCTGACTTCGGTCAAGGGTTTTTCCGAACTGCTGATCCAGAATCCCGGATTCGACCCAAAGGAGAGGACCGATTTCCTTTCCATCATTTACGAAAAATCGGGCGTTCTGGAGAAGATCATCGACGATCTGCTCGACCTCAGCCGCGTGGAATCCGGACGGGTCATCTACCTGGAAAAGGAGCCCTGCGATCTCGGAACGGTGGTCGGTCAGGCGGTCAGCCAGTACCAGGCGGAATTCACTCATTACCGCTTTAGCACCCTCCTTCCGGACGCCCCACTGACCCTTTCCCTCGACCGGGGGAAGATCGGCCAGGTCATGGAAAACCTTCTCAGCAATGCGGTGAAGTTCTCGAAGCAGGGGAGCGCCATCGAGATCGGCTGCCGGCGGTAG
- a CDS encoding DivIVA domain-containing protein gives MRITPIDIQQYQFKTRPLGYEKASVDHFLELVADELERLFRENQEVKEEFARTRADLEEMRAREATLKETLLTTQKVTDELKVNARKEVELLIEEARLQGEKIVRDADARRIQLIDEIQEIKRQKISFETSLRALVESHVRLLDQGVVSIGGSAKEDYLLEQTLPFEAGNDSPGEKEEGEPGEHQ, from the coding sequence ATGCGCATTACCCCCATCGACATCCAGCAGTACCAGTTCAAGACGCGCCCCCTGGGATACGAAAAGGCGAGCGTGGACCATTTCCTCGAACTGGTGGCCGATGAACTGGAACGACTTTTCCGGGAAAACCAGGAGGTCAAGGAAGAGTTCGCCCGCACCCGGGCCGACCTGGAAGAGATGCGGGCGCGCGAAGCGACCCTCAAGGAAACCCTGCTGACGACCCAGAAGGTAACCGATGAGCTGAAGGTCAATGCCCGCAAGGAGGTCGAGCTCCTGATCGAGGAGGCACGGCTGCAGGGCGAGAAGATCGTCCGTGACGCCGATGCGCGACGCATCCAGCTCATCGACGAGATTCAGGAGATCAAGCGCCAGAAGATTTCCTTCGAAACCAGCTTGAGGGCCCTGGTGGAGAGCCATGTGCGCCTGCTCGACCAGGGGGTCGTCTCCATCGGGGGGAGCGCCAAAGAGGATTACCTCCTGGAGCAGACCCTTCCCTTTGAGGCCGGAAACGATTCGCCCGGGGAGAAGGAAGAAGGAGAACCCGGCGAGCACCAGTGA
- a CDS encoding diguanylate cyclase — translation MDASLLIIDDSKSARTQILEILRKTSLFKFYFEAGDGIEGFKTVLNRPVDVILCDLEMPSMDGFKFLSMMNGREELRDIPVILLTGREEKESKIRGLEQGASDYVTKPFDPSELVARVKVQLKIKSLQDKLKKSNQLLLELSNTDPLTRLHNRRSLMQTLRREFQRSRRIDTPLSLVMADIDHFKKVNDTYGHQQGDSVLVALGDLFNEKLRPYDLAARFGGEEFALVLPETDLANAQQVAERIREAAARLTFPGPLKELRLTISLGVATFPSGNIQSEDDLIREADYALYNAKRGGRNRVEPLPG, via the coding sequence ATGGACGCATCCCTTCTCATCATCGACGACTCCAAATCGGCGCGCACGCAGATCCTTGAGATCCTTCGAAAAACGTCCCTGTTCAAATTCTACTTCGAGGCGGGCGACGGCATCGAGGGTTTCAAGACCGTGCTCAACCGCCCCGTGGACGTGATCCTCTGCGACCTGGAGATGCCGAGCATGGACGGCTTCAAGTTCCTGAGCATGATGAACGGGAGGGAGGAGTTGCGCGACATCCCGGTCATCCTGCTGACCGGGCGGGAAGAGAAGGAGAGCAAGATCCGCGGATTGGAGCAGGGCGCCAGCGACTATGTCACCAAGCCCTTCGATCCGTCCGAACTGGTGGCCCGGGTCAAGGTCCAGCTCAAGATCAAGTCCCTGCAGGACAAGCTGAAAAAAAGCAATCAGCTCCTGCTGGAGCTTTCAAACACCGACCCCTTGACCCGGCTGCACAACCGCCGCTCCCTGATGCAGACATTGAGAAGAGAATTCCAGCGCAGCCGGCGCATCGACACCCCCCTCTCCCTGGTCATGGCCGACATCGACCACTTCAAAAAGGTCAACGACACCTACGGCCATCAGCAGGGCGATTCGGTCCTGGTCGCCCTCGGCGACCTGTTCAACGAAAAACTGCGGCCCTACGACCTGGCAGCCCGCTTCGGCGGCGAGGAGTTCGCCCTGGTCCTCCCCGAAACGGACCTGGCAAACGCCCAGCAGGTCGCCGAAAGGATCCGGGAGGCGGCCGCCCGGCTGACCTTCCCCGGCCCCCTCAAGGAACTCCGGCTGACCATCAGCCTGGGGGTGGCCACCTTCCCGTCAGGCAATATCCAGAGCGAAGACGACCTCATCCGAGAGGCCGACTACGCCCTCTACAACGCAAAACGGGGCGGCCGCAACCGGGTGGAGCCACTCCCCGGCTGA
- the thiF gene encoding sulfur carrier protein ThiS adenylyltransferase ThiF: protein MSGLLTFMNIFLNEQPVEVAEQTTLDEVRARFKPDADVVIVNGFPAESGQPLRAADRVVLIRRGEQPTAEELEALMAARHTPGVHAKVKKASVGIAGVGGLGSAVAVALARVGVGQLVVADCDIVEPSNLNRQQYFVDQIGLPKVDALRANLRRINPCVRVAAFHGRLEPGNIPQVFDRVDVLVEAFDAPDQKAMLTETYLLGCPGKPLVAASGMAGYGPSNTVVTRRAAGNLYLIGDGETAARPGEGLMAPRVGIAAGHQANAVLRLLLGEDPA from the coding sequence TTGAGCGGCCTTTTGACGTTTATGAACATCTTCCTCAACGAACAGCCGGTCGAGGTCGCCGAGCAGACCACCCTCGACGAGGTGCGGGCGCGCTTCAAGCCCGACGCCGACGTGGTCATCGTCAACGGCTTCCCGGCAGAGAGCGGCCAGCCCCTGCGGGCCGCCGACAGGGTGGTCCTGATCCGCCGCGGCGAGCAGCCCACGGCCGAAGAGCTCGAAGCCCTCATGGCCGCCCGGCACACCCCCGGGGTTCACGCCAAGGTCAAAAAAGCAAGCGTCGGCATCGCAGGCGTCGGGGGGCTCGGCTCCGCCGTGGCCGTGGCCCTGGCCCGGGTCGGAGTGGGACAGCTGGTGGTCGCCGACTGCGACATCGTGGAGCCCTCCAACCTCAACCGCCAGCAATACTTCGTCGACCAGATCGGCCTGCCGAAGGTCGACGCCCTGCGGGCAAACCTGCGGCGCATCAACCCCTGCGTGCGCGTCGCGGCCTTCCACGGCCGCCTCGAGCCGGGCAACATCCCCCAGGTCTTCGACCGGGTCGACGTCCTAGTCGAGGCCTTCGACGCCCCGGACCAGAAGGCGATGCTGACCGAAACCTATCTCCTCGGCTGCCCGGGCAAGCCCCTGGTCGCAGCCTCCGGGATGGCCGGCTACGGCCCGTCCAACACCGTCGTCACCCGTCGCGCCGCCGGCAACCTCTACCTGATCGGAGACGGCGAGACCGCGGCCCGGCCGGGGGAGGGGCTGATGGCCCCGCGGGTCGGCATCGCCGCCGGCCACCAGGCCAACGCCGTGCTGAGACTGCTCCTCGGCGAAGATCCCGCCTGA
- a CDS encoding DUF167 domain-containing protein — MPAYLHGVDEGVVVDLHVQPRASKNEIVGVQADALKVRLTSPPVEGAANKLCCAMFAKLFGVAKRDVELVGGDKSRRKRILIRGVSAEQVSRTLAPLLRKD, encoded by the coding sequence ATGCCTGCCTACCTCCATGGGGTCGATGAAGGGGTCGTCGTCGATCTCCACGTTCAGCCCCGAGCAAGCAAGAATGAAATCGTCGGCGTCCAGGCGGATGCCCTGAAGGTTCGCCTGACCTCCCCTCCGGTGGAGGGTGCGGCCAACAAGCTGTGCTGCGCCATGTTCGCAAAGCTGTTCGGGGTGGCTAAGAGGGATGTCGAACTGGTGGGGGGAGACAAGTCCCGCCGCAAGAGGATTCTCATCAGGGGAGTGTCGGCCGAGCAGGTGAGCCGGACGCTCGCGCCCCTGCTGCGGAAAGACTGA
- a CDS encoding Dabb family protein, producing MLRHVVFMKFKPETAAADIEAVEKGLAGLPATIAEIAAFEFGRDVVRSERSYDFALVSSFADLDAMQRYQGHPDHLAVVEKIKPICSSVLAVDFEV from the coding sequence ATGCTTCGACACGTGGTCTTCATGAAATTCAAGCCCGAGACGGCGGCGGCAGACATCGAAGCCGTCGAAAAAGGGCTGGCCGGCCTGCCGGCCACCATCGCGGAGATCGCCGCTTTCGAGTTCGGTCGCGACGTGGTGCGCTCGGAGCGCTCCTACGACTTCGCCCTGGTTTCGAGCTTCGCCGACCTGGACGCCATGCAGCGCTACCAGGGCCATCCCGACCACCTCGCGGTGGTGGAAAAGATCAAGCCCATCTGCTCCAGCGTTCTGGCCGTCGATTTCGAAGTCTGA
- a CDS encoding ATP-binding protein yields the protein MRVWVEDEGAGMTPEQVERVFDKFYRADSSNTAVNGLGLGMTITRGIIESHGGAIEVESRPGEGSRFVFELPLQPPGESL from the coding sequence GTGCGGGTATGGGTCGAGGATGAGGGCGCCGGCATGACCCCGGAGCAGGTCGAGCGGGTGTTCGACAAGTTCTACCGAGCCGACTCCTCCAACACGGCCGTCAACGGGCTCGGTCTCGGCATGACCATTACCCGGGGGATCATCGAGTCTCACGGGGGAGCCATCGAGGTCGAAAGCAGGCCGGGCGAGGGGTCGCGGTTTGTCTTCGAACTGCCGTTGCAGCCACCGGGCGAGTCGTTATAA
- a CDS encoding MerR family transcriptional regulator, with product MSLVKTWYTPEDAGDKYGVKKAVVLEWVEEGLVRCEREKGKVARVNIDDVKLEVETLVRKG from the coding sequence ATGTCCCTGGTGAAGACTTGGTATACCCCGGAGGATGCAGGGGACAAGTATGGGGTGAAGAAAGCTGTTGTTCTGGAGTGGGTCGAGGAGGGCCTGGTCCGTTGCGAGCGCGAGAAAGGCAAGGTGGCGCGGGTTAACATCGACGACGTGAAGCTCGAGGTCGAGACGCTGGTCCGCAAGGGGTGA
- a CDS encoding DUF3467 domain-containing protein, which yields MSEQKKKEVNMEIQLDEEIAQGVFANLAVMNHNEGEFVIDFIFVQPQVTRAKVRSRVVTTPLHAKRLLLALEENVRKYEKKFGTIKAAPVPSAPVSLEDKVH from the coding sequence ATGAGCGAGCAGAAGAAAAAAGAAGTGAATATGGAGATTCAGCTGGACGAGGAGATCGCACAGGGGGTCTTTGCGAACCTGGCGGTGATGAATCACAACGAAGGGGAGTTCGTCATCGACTTCATCTTCGTCCAGCCCCAGGTGACCCGGGCCAAGGTGCGCAGCCGGGTGGTCACCACGCCCCTCCACGCCAAGCGCCTGTTGCTGGCACTGGAGGAGAACGTGCGCAAGTACGAGAAGAAATTCGGCACCATCAAGGCCGCCCCGGTTCCGAGCGCGCCGGTCTCCCTGGAGGACAAGGTTCATTAG
- a CDS encoding thiazole synthase, which translates to MDQLVIAGRSFDSRLLVGTGKFSSNAAMVAAMEGSGCEIVTVALRRVDIDNPDDSMLSHIDREKYLLLPNTSGARDADEAVRLARLARAAGCEPWVKLEVTPDPYYLLPDPIETLKAAEILVKEGFTVLPYMNADPVLAKHLQEAGTATVMPLGAPIGTNKGVRTAEQVAIIIEQATVPVIVDAGLGAPSHAALAMEMGADAVLVNTAFAVSPDPGAMGVAFKKGVEAGREAFLAGLGEKR; encoded by the coding sequence ATGGATCAACTGGTCATCGCCGGACGCAGTTTCGACTCCCGGCTCCTCGTCGGCACAGGCAAGTTTTCCTCCAACGCGGCCATGGTCGCGGCGATGGAGGGCTCGGGCTGCGAGATCGTCACCGTGGCGCTGCGCCGGGTCGACATCGACAACCCCGACGACAGCATGCTCTCCCACATCGACCGGGAGAAGTACCTCCTGCTGCCCAACACCAGCGGCGCCCGCGACGCCGACGAGGCTGTGCGCCTGGCGCGCCTGGCCCGGGCCGCCGGCTGCGAGCCCTGGGTCAAGCTCGAGGTCACCCCCGACCCCTACTACCTGCTGCCCGACCCGATCGAGACCCTCAAGGCCGCCGAGATCCTGGTCAAGGAGGGGTTCACCGTCCTGCCCTACATGAACGCCGACCCGGTCCTCGCCAAGCACCTGCAGGAAGCGGGGACCGCCACGGTCATGCCCCTGGGCGCGCCGATCGGCACCAACAAGGGGGTGCGCACCGCCGAACAGGTCGCCATCATCATCGAGCAGGCGACCGTCCCGGTCATCGTCGACGCAGGCCTCGGCGCACCCTCCCACGCCGCCCTGGCGATGGAGATGGGGGCCGACGCGGTTCTGGTCAATACCGCCTTCGCCGTCTCCCCCGACCCCGGCGCCATGGGGGTCGCCTTCAAGAAGGGCGTCGAGGCCGGGCGCGAAGCGTTTCTGGCCGGGCTCGGCGAAAAGCG